The Musa acuminata AAA Group cultivar baxijiao chromosome BXJ1-8, Cavendish_Baxijiao_AAA, whole genome shotgun sequence genomic sequence GTCCTCTCCACTCTTCTAGCTATCATCCGTCACCCTCTCCACTCTTCTAGCTATCATCTATCACCCTTGCTGCTTACTTCCCATCTTCTCCACGTCATATGACACCCTCTCCGCTCTTCTAGCTATCATTTGTCAACCTCCGCTCCTCTAGTCATCATCCATCACCACCTACCTCTCCTCTCCTCACTGCTGTCCACACACTTCGCTGCCCTCTTATGAACTTGGAAATGcttcatcctcctcttcttccttctacttcctccttcctcctctctttcttcttcctcttcgagtTTTCAGTATAGATCAATATACTGTGTCAGTACACCGATACCGGTGTTGGTACATACCGATCTGACTAGGAACTAGTAAATACCCGATATGAGATTGTAGTCCTTGGTCAAATATACTTTTAAAAATATGCATAAGCCTTTCTTTTAGCATTTCCTCCAAGAAAGTTTTATTTCCATATTTTCCATTAAGTACATTACAAATTTAATGATAAAATTTACATTTAATCAAATTAATATGTTTGAGCATAAACAAAATAATTCTAGAgaaataattttttgatataaCTGCCAATTTTACCAATTAGTGTAAGCTAGAATACAAACCGATTATGATCATCGTTGTGTCACTTTTGCTATATACAAATTTCCTAtaccataaaaaaaatttataaacaaTTATTGTCTCAAATTGTATATAGAATTTAAATTTCTATATCATTATTCTTAGAActtatataatctgtgatttcctTGGTAAATTTGTTAAAAATCTAAAACAAACCCCACCTCCCCTAAGGACATCATACAATTAAAATCCCTTGAATCATGGAATTCTTATTGCAAGATGCTAATCTCAcaaacacactctctctctctctctctcccccccctaCCCGAAGGGGCAATGTCTATAGTCAGTGACATAATTAGTGATCAAATAAAAGGAATGTCATTTCATGTACCAGACCCATAGTTTGACCGGTATGCATTGATCGATATCGATGTACTGTGTGTCAATACATTGGTATGCATTGGTGCttcgaaggaggagaagaagagaggaaggaagacgagtgaggaggaagagggagaaggtagtggaggaagagaaagaggaagaggaaggaagaggaagaaggaagaagatgcagtggaggaggagaagagaagaaggaagcaTCCTGGGAAGGTGGGTAGTAATGAACAACAGTGGCATCTGTTCCATGCCCCTTGCTAAAATAGGGCTCATGTTTGCAGGCCCTAATTTAAATTTAAGTTCTTTATTCTTTTATTGGCTTGGATCGGACCATCCGAAACAGGGGTGATTAGTGTACCGAACCATGCACAAACTGGTACCATCCATTTCATACTGGTCCGGGTGAAATGGAGAACTCTGATCGAATGAATAAATAGGATTGACATCCCCATGAGAAAGCTAATTCATCTAGAATCATTTCACTTAAAAGTGTTTCACATAGCAGATAATTATCTCTGGTCTTTTTTGCCCTAATCTTTCTTCTAAGCTTTCTTATGCACCTTAATCCatctttttaattaaaaaaagcaAGTAGGCATTGCCTAATGTTGCCCAATAAACTATTATAATTCAGTAAATATTTCTTGCAGGTTTGCAGCtaacatttttttttctaaaaatagctACATGGTGAATGTTAGACTATGTTAAACTCAAATTGATTACTTTTTTGCAGGTTAAAACTTTCAATAACTTCAAAAAATTTACATACAAGGTGCAAGCCTAGCCTGCCTTATGAGGTCATGGCCAACCAGATGTGGTCATCTGTCAAAGGTTTGGTTCATGTTGGCCAATTTAACATGTGATGGTCATCAATAGAATAAAAATCCAATTAAAGAAGCTACCATCCAGCACCAGAAATAGGGATGCACCAATATGTCTATGACACATAAATAATTGCCACTCCAAAAGCATCTCATAAAGATCAAATAGATAAGATGTCAAAATAATGGCAATTTAAATTAGAAATAAGACAAAGAATTTCAGTCAAAAGAAACTGCAAGAACTAGACTACAGCTTCTTATTTGGTGATGAAAAATTACCTCATCAGGTATGACTCCATTTCTTTTCATATCATCATAGATTTCAAGAGCAAATTGGAAATCACCTATCTGGCTACAACTCTTCGCAGCAATAGTGTAAACTTCTGGGGTGCCTGTTATGTGATACTCTTGAAGCATTTTGTAAACTTCACGAGTTCGTTCAACCTAATACAGGATCAGTAGTTCAAAATTCAACATAAGTAAACTAATTTAACATTAATTACTAGAACAAAAATGTGAAAAAATGAAATATGAGAAACTATACCTGACCAGCCTTACTGCATGCCTTAATCAAAGCACCAACAGTGACATGATCAGGGTCAATTGGTTTAGGTTCTGCCTTCATCTCTGCCAAGACATCAAATGCACGATCAACAGCTCCTACCTCACCACAGGCAGTGATGAGGGCATTGAATACAACTCGATCAGGCTGCACTTTCTACTGGCATACAAAACCTTCTTAAGTCCACAGAATATTACCAAATACAAAAAGGATAAATCATATAAGACAGAAACCTATAATTACAAAGCTATGATAAGCATCCAAACTAAGAACTACAATATCAATTAAAGCAATGCCAGACACTAGAATATGTTCATGATTGTACCTTCGATCTCATAATTCCATAAGCACCAAAAGCTTTAGCCACTTGTCCAGCCCTTGCACAGCCATCAATAAGTGTGCCATATGTGTTGGCATTTGGTTCTATTCCAGCATTTACCATTTCATGGAAAACCTAGGAAGAAAACTTTTGAGAATTTGTACAGATTTGGTGCTGAGTTCATGAAACACTAGCAAGCATTTTTTTTAACAACTGTTTTCACAAAGACTATCCTAGTTGACTAAGAATGGCTCCATGGCCTACACAACCAATTTTTTTATCCGTGCTACACAGTTAATCAAGAGTGGACATAAATTAGAAGCTTTTGGCCAAACCTGAAGGTTTTTCACAGACATATTAAGCTAAGAAAATTGAACAAAAGAATGTGACATCTGATAACATTTATAAAAGGTCCAAATTTCTAAACATATAGTCATTGCCAGCACTTTGACAATTATAATGCAGACAATGTCCAAGATGAATAAGTTAGTGACAACTATGACATGAAACCCTCCAACACATAGATACCAAAGATTACCTAAAGTgttgaaaaattataaaaatatctttcCTCTCAAAATTTGTACCAGCAGTTATTGATTATATTGTGTTTAATGAAAATAGTTATTGTGCCAAAATGAGTACTCTCCAATTTTTATAGGGAAAATGAAAAGTTCTATCTTAAATTGTAACCAACAAGATCTCAGAACCCACTCGTTCATTTTTCTTTGCTAACCAAAGTTTCAAAACCCGTCCATATATGTCGGCATGGGCTGCTCTTTAGCCAACCAGGATAGAACCAACAGTTTCGCCCATTTCAGTCAGGTATGGTTTGTATCACCTGATATTCATaacctttttttttctaaatagtgACATCTCATATTGGCTCtgcccttctctctctttctctcctcttttgccTCCTCCCTACCACATTGCTacttccacctcctcctccacctacCAGTATGCATTACCACCTCCTCTTGCTCCTTCGCCTCCTTATTTCCTctgtctttcccttctcctccacctcTGCTAGTTACTTGGTAACTGTATcttcttttttatatataaataatgatagctcctctctcctccctcctccgcctcctccttccTACATCACAACCACCTCCCACTGTTGTTAcctcttcttatatatatatatatatatatatatatatatatatatatatataactcctcTCTCCCCCCTCCTCCCTTCTTCCTACATCACAACCGCCGCCTCCTACTCAGTGTCTGtcgtaccgaatcgtaccgcccgatatgggcggtatgtaccggttcgacaggccagcggtatgcggaccgcccggtaccggtccgcctgtagcagtacagtgcactgcaacagtgcactgtagcagtataGTGCACTATAcactgcactgctacagtgcactgtagCAATGCAGTATATAGTGCTACAGTGTActggtgcactgtagcactgtgcgCTGCACTGCTACAAtgttcggtacacctgggtgtatcgctcggtacaccgtaccgtactggtatcgagcccagatcgaaataccggtacagtacgatattgcgaaccttgctcctACTGTTGTTCATTGTCACCTCCTCCCCACTATCACTACATCAGGAACTGGTTATTGAAATTTGAAAGTATAAAAGAAGATATTGCAGTTCAATCACAAGATTCACAACTACTCATCTAAGACTGTAGCTTCCATGATAAAGGAGAAGGAAAGCATACTTCAAACATAGCATCAACTTTTCCACTTTTGGCACAGGTTGATATCAGCGTAGTGTAAAGTTTGCAATCAggtttcagtgcatcgtccttgaTCAAAAGCATGACTTGAAAAGCTCCTAAAAGGCAACATGGAATCTATGCATTAGAATTTTGAAGTGAATACTCGAGCCATATTTTAAGTGATATTTAGAATAGTCAAAACTAATAGGTAGAATAAACGACCTTCAAAATCTTGAGAGCTTGCACATACAGATAGAAGCATATTAAATGTGCTCATCGTTGGGTTTTGAATTAATTTGCAAAACTGAAAAGCCTCTTTTACAGCCTTTTTATTCTTACAAGCTTTAAGAAAGCTCATATGATGAACCTGAAAATATAAGGACAATCAATAATCTGCACGATGAAACTCAGATAAGTTAAGCAAAAGCACGGGACATATAGAGTCACCGCAGTCACCTTGTCCATATCCAACAATCCCTTCCTTTCCATGCTTTCCAGAAAGTCGATGCATTCTGCCAACCTGATAAGCAAAGTCTGTCACTGGGAGACTTAAATTAAATGGGCCAGCATAAATTGTAGCAGAATAAAAACTCAGTAGATGATGTCAACTTGGAATGCTATTGGTAAGTTCTTTCTTCCAATACACCGACATTACCTTAAAAGCACTAGTTTTATGCATGAACCAGCTAAATCATTCACTCGGATAATGCTAATGTAAATAATACCTTCCATCCCTTAAGAGACGATTGTAGGTTCTCAACCATGATGACAGATCATTTGTACTTTTCTCAAAATTCCTCTTTGGCTGAGGCAATCTGGACAAGATTGTATCACCCTTTTTACATCTCATGTTTCTTCCTATGTCTTTGGCAAATTCATGCACATTTCTTAgtactttttcttctctttttgaagcTTCCTTAAAGCATGACATAGGTGGTTGTTGTTTAGTAGGATCTGAAATTGACAAAGATGACTTGCTTGAAGCCAACTGAAGTTGAAAATACCTTGTTGTGACTCGAGCATAGACATTAATCATAAAATAAATAAGTAGAATACCTACTATTAATCTTTTCAAGCTTTACCTGCTGTAAGAAAAGAGCCTTTTGCAAGAGCATCCTGATACCTCAGGTCAAGCATTAACTGACTGCATGAACCATTGTTTTCTTGAAGGATGAGATGAAGAGGTTCTGCACTTAAACCTTTAAAGCATGATAGAGACCTGAAGTCAAGCTGTTCCTCTTCACTGCAAGCAAGAGTTTCTTTAAGGCATTGGCTATTATCCCTAGTAAGCATGGTTTTCTGACCACCCATGGATGTAATATGGCGTAAATCATCAGCCTGACTGACCAAATCCTGCTTCTTCTTAGCTGAGAAAGTAAAAGAAAGTTGAACTTGTAAGGCGTGTCAGCAACTACTACTGCTGTTGTTGTTATTCTGGCAGCAAATATGGTATTTTTAATGAAAACTTGTCTTTCTAGAACAATGATTTGTGGGTCAAAAGAATTATGCAGCCCTACAGATTATTCTATTTAGGTAACTACAAAAGAAAGCAGGACGTACTCATGCAggttgaaaagcataaagtatcaACAATGTACATTCTTTTGTCTACGGCTGCAGGTACATCCAATTTATGAATGAAATATGGTAAGAAGCATGATGTTATTCAAATCAAAGCCATTTAGTTTGCGTTGGTTTAAGAAACCTAGCCCTCTTCAACTATAACTTCTGGTCTGCATCCAATACTCATCCACTATGAAATCATCACCGTACGACACACCACATTATGCAATTGTAAAAGAAAATGTTTGCCTCCGAATTGCTTTGGTATGCTGCACTAATGTGGGGTCAGACTAATACATATCACTGGTTTGGTATGTAATCCTTGACTCAGATTAACTAAAACATGGAACAAGCCATGTATTTTTCAAACATAATACTACAAGCACTTCTGAGTGTCCATCATATTTTAACTACAGTGAATATTTATAGTTGCAGGTGGTACTTCCAATTAGTATATAGAGGTATTTCTTTGTATCAGTGACCTTACATCTTAACAAATTCTATATTGCGTTACCAAAATATATTAGTATAAGTTACAGTGGtcgatcaataaaaaattattcatcatCATGTTTCCTCTTTAAACTATTGCTGACCCAAATAAACCCAAAAATAGAAATGGATATGAAGAAATAAATCTTTTATATTGTAAAATTCACATAAAGGTCAATAGGATCATGCTACAACTAAATAGAACCAACTTGAATGCAGCCTACTGGTTTCTTAAAGGCATTACCTTGATCTAGATGCAAAAATCCATGAGGCCTCTCGGAAATTATATCACTTCCTCTGTTCATGGTTTGTTTATGTTGACCGATCATAAACTCTTTCGCCGCACCTTCCTTACTCCTACTAATGGCATCTTGCTCACAGGGTCCAGAGCCAACCGTAACATCAGAAACTTGTAAACCTGAGAACTGTCAAGTTTGCACCAGAAGTTAGATTACAAATGGTTTTCCACATATTCACATAATCCTTACCTTATATGGAACTCGTTGACTAATAATTTAAAGACCTGTAATGAAGAGAAGCCTCTTGATTTCTCCGGTAGCAGTAGTGAAATGGTTACCAtgcaaaatatatattattgtgaCAGGTTGACTCTCAAAGATAACTAGGGTGGCTGAGAGAGGTGAATTCCAACCAATTTTAAGTCTACATCGTTGTaaataccaaagaagaagaaatttgCTTTTTTTCCCAAAGTAGAGAAAAGGAGATACAgtagagaaaaaagaaagatatgGAAACAGGGAACAGAGACCAAGTGCGAGCGGAGACAAAGTTATAATCACCAAATCTCACAAATCCTTTTATAAAATATCCAAAAACAACTAATCCTAACCAGATTATTTATTCTAGGCAATGCCGCTCATCTTTATCAAAACACAACTCAACAATTTCCACTCCAGTCAATTTATTAAATGAAAAGAGGGACAAGCATATAATCGCACCTTCCCAATTAAGACAATCGAATAATGTCTACACCTGCCAAACAAAGAAAAGAGGGAGCGAACATGTAATCCCCAGTCCCTGAAAGTACCATAACCAAGATAACCTACCACATAATATGGTTACCTTATTCTTTTGTCTGGGACTGATCAACACTTACAAAGACCAAAACCAGTAACAGATAGTAAATGATAGCTGCTTGCCAAATATCATCCATATAATGGCTTAGATACAGCCCATAAGATCTGCACTCTGCCCAACTACCATGACTAATAGAGAAACCCAAACTGTGTATTTAACTGAAGTAAACTGGAGCCACCTCAGATACAAATGACAAAACTAAACAAGATTAATTATAGAATCTGTTCAACGGGTTCACCATCCCACAAAAACCCATACAAGAAAGAcctatgaaactctttaaagtgAAGCCCTAATAACTAAATAACTTTCCTAAACCACAATATATCTAAAGATAAGACTCCTTATCATCGATGCCATACTCAAATAGGCCTCCTTTCCTAAACTACGCTCGGATAGGACACTACATGATAtcataaaataacaaaataataataataataatgactgAACACCTACAAAAATCACAGAAAATAGTGAATAGAAAGGGCAGACCCAATGCGCAAGGCTGTCACCGACAAACAAAATTACCAAAGCCTAATTTCCAGATATTTAATGAAAGAAGCACCAAAGAGACAAACTGTCATCGAACACTAGATACCGTACATTAATCCAAAGAAAGATCAAGAACGGAAAACACATTAGGAAGAAAGAAGCAAAAGAACCCCTCACTTTGGGGGATTCACTCCTCCGCTTCCGCTTGTGATTCAGGTAAATGAACTGGAAGGCTGTGAAGGCAGCGACCACCGCGGCAGCGGTAAGAACGGAATCCTCGTACGAGAATTCCTGGGAGAGGCACCGGGGAGAATGGAATTGGAGGCCCGATTTCTTGAATCGCTTGAGGGAACGGAGGCCGGAGGGAGGCCGGAGATGGCTGCCGCATCCGAGGAATTCCCTCCGGGTGGAGAGAGGCAGGAGGCCCGGAGAGAAGGGGAGGTAGACGGAGCAGATGGGCCTTTGCGGCTTGGGGGTGAAGGCGACATCCATGaacggagatggagaggagattgGGCGGAAGAAAGAGTGGCGTGGGATGGATATATGGGAGGACTTGGGATCCGACGTGGGTGGGTCACTTGAGTCGACCGTTTGGCAAGGATTTTTCTTTTCTGGGGTACCCACAAATATATACGTATATAATAGCAGCAGATAAACTATACAAAATATGTTTTATTTGTAGAGTAAAATTTAAAGCATTGATTCtgagataaataaaaaatttatatttttatattaaatttattaatcAGTCAATTATCCTATGGATCACGAGGAATTACAATTCAAATATGAAAGAATTAATTGGTCACTTATTCTATAATGACTTATTTTTCGATATGTTAAAAGACTTAAATAGAAAATTATCGATCAATTATTGGGTTGACAGCTCATATTCAACCCAATGTGAGCTTTATCAGTCTATAGTCCATCCCCTCTTAATATAATCCTAAATCAATATAAGGGGGTGTGGTAGCTGCGTTTTGGCAAGAAGGTGGCTATGTTTTTGGGCAGAAAAGGATAGCAACGGGAGAGCTTTGcagcaacaaaaaggagaagaaaaagacaaaaaaataagaaaaagaaagagaagaaaataaggacaacgcagagagactattctcaatcatctagtagcgttctcatcttaggttagatcaaatctacagtagactcttgctgtgattacttggggaggttttagatatcgtggacagtgacgtgatccttgtatcccagttattctcttgtgattgttgctagggtttagggcaagagattgagatttgtatattcactattctcataatggattatctctagtttgtcccgtggtttttacccttcatattggaggggttttccacgtatattttggtgttttatttgattatgatttcatttaattccgctgcatatcatggcctactagtatttattcatatacaaaggttattccgctttatatccccatcaactagtatcagagccaggtttttggtgatttaatttttgtgtttgaacatggaggccagtaatgtttctcgcatgattagtttgaatgaaaacaattggataatatggaaaccaagaatgaaagatctcttgtattgcaaagatttgtatggacctttgcaggggatagtgcaaaacctacaactatgacagatgatgagtggaagaagttagatcgaaaaacaattgggtttattcgatggtggcttgatgatagtgtctttcaccatatttctactgaaatttctgcatattctctttggaaaaagttggaaaatctctatgaaagaaaaacaactggcaataaattttttttatcagaaaacttgtgaacctaaaatatagagagggtgcttctattgctgagcatttgaatgaaatgcaaagtattactaaccagttatcctctatgaaaatatctcttgatgatgagttgcaagcattgttacttctcagttcattactagaaaattgggagacactggtggtttcccttagtaattctacgtCAGATTGtattgtcaccatgagtcaagtaacaagcagtttgttgaatgaggagttgaagaaagagttcagcaacatctcagaatgattcataggcacttatctcggagaacagaggaaggtcaaagtctagaagcagttcacatatgaataggagcaagtcaagatcaagaaaagatattgtttgctataactatgatgagaaaggacattacaagaaccaatgtaagtaacctaagaagagcaagaaaaaggaaaaagaagtggagtctatagagtcaaaagataatatcacagctatagtgtagggtggtgattatttgatttgtctccttctgatgatattttttcttgtatgtgtcaggatcttgagtgggtgattgacataggtgcttcttatcatactacaccatggagggagttttttgctacatacaggtctagaaattttgatgttgtcaagatggggaactatggcacagcagacatcataggcatgggtgatatccatttaaagaccaaccttggctgcaagttggtgtttaaggatgtgagacatatggttgacttgaggctgaatttaatttcagttggaaggctagatgatgaagactatgatagcagatttcatagagggtaatgaaagctcagtaagggttctcttgttatagctaatggaaagaaatatcatactttatacaggttgcaggctaaagcttatggtgagcagttaaatgctacagaaaagacttcagcatggagttgtggcatagatgactgggacacataagcgagaaggggctacaagctctttccaagagagaggtattaccagaccttagaggtatacatctgaacccttgtattgattgtttggcaggtaaacaacatagagtttcatttgctagtcttgttttatctagaaaaatgtatgtcttagaccgtgtttatacagatgtatgtggtcctttgaggacaaaaactcctagtggatctattgatgttcttggtataagtggtgcactttattttgtcacttttatatgatttttccagaaaagtttgggcctatgctttgaagaccaaagatcaggttattaatgtcttcaaagagtttcatgccagggttgaaagggagacagaaaggcaattgaaatgcataagatcagataatagtggtgagtatacaggattatttaataattattgcaggtcacatggaatccaacatgagatgacagttcctagtacaccttagcataatgcaattgtagaaaggatgaaccgcaccatcatggaaaagattagaTATATGCTTTTACAGGCTAAGCTacctaaaaggttttgggatgaggctttgaggactgcagttgatgtgatcaacttatcaccatgtacagccctagatggtgatgtttcagagcatgtatggttagggaaagaggcttcctacaggcatttgaaagtatttggttgtcatgcatttgcatatattccaaacaatgagaggtccaagctggatggtaagtctaaagaatgtatttttcttagctactcacatgattattttagctacaggctttgggatccagaaaagcagaaggtgtttagaagcagagacgtagtcttctttgaggatcaaacttttgaagatttgaagaagaaggcaccagccaatacttctacagaaggattagcagattgtgacccaattactcctccagtatatcagggtgatggggtagatgtgcaggaagatagtgtagagcctgatgttgatctacctgcaagacatgttgagcaagaggaagttggagagcaacttccagcagaaccttagttgagaagatcttctagacaacgtcaaccttccaaaaggtactctacagatgagtatgttatgcttactaatgcaggtgaatcAGAGAATTACCAGGAAGTAgttaaaagtgagcagaaagagaagtggttagttgctatgcagaaagagatgaatgctcttcagaagaaccacacttatgatttggtgctactagcaaatggaatgaaggccttgaagaacaagtgggttttcaggaagactcaagaatattgttctcaaccaaagtacaaagctagattggttgttaaaggctttggtcaaaagaaaggtattgactttgaagagattttttctcctattgttaaaatgtcttctattcatattgctcttggtattgctactagccaagacttagaggttgagtagttagatatgaagacagctttccttcatagggatttggaggaggaaatttatatggaacaaccagaaggcttcaaagtcaaaggtaaagagaactttgtctacaaattgaagaagagcttgtatgggctaaagcaggctccaagacaatggtacaaaaagtttgattcatttatgacaaaaaatggatacaaaagaacagcttcagataattatgtgtacatcaaatggtttggtgaggattttattattctcttactttatgttgatgacatgcttattcttgggaaaaatatgtctaaaattgacagattgaagaaggagcTGAGTAAGTCTTTTGCAacaaaggacatggggccagcaaagcaaatactgggtatgcagatttcccgtgacaagaaaaataagtagatttggttatcacaggagaaatacatcgagaagatattggaaagattcagtatgagcaatgcaaaactagttggttctcctcttgcatgtcacttcaagttgtgctcaaaacagagtccatcaagtgatgaggagaaggagaaaatgcaaaaagttccttatgcttcagcagttggaagtttaatatatgcaatggtatgtacgaggccagacatcgcatatgcagttggtgttactagcagatttcttgcaaatccaagcaaagagcactgggcagcagtgaagtggatttttagatatctcagagggagctctaaggtttgtttaagctttagaggtggaccacatgtgttgataggttacacagatgcagatatggtaagagatatagatacgaggaagtctaattcaggttatgtacttacttttgcagggggagctgtgtcatggcaatccaggttgcaaaggtgtattgctctctccactatagaagcaaaatatattgctgctacagaggtatacaaagaaatgttatggatgaaagaattcttacaagaattgaggctgaaataggaaaattatgtggtacattgtgacagctagagtgccatccatttatgtaagaactcaatgtttcattccaagtcaaaacctatagat encodes the following:
- the LOC103994992 gene encoding pentatricopeptide repeat-containing protein MRL1, chloroplastic translates to MDVAFTPKPQRPICSVYLPFSPGLLPLSTRREFLGCGSHLRPPSGLRSLKRFKKSGLQFHSPRCLSQEFSYEDSVLTAAAVVAAFTAFQFIYLNHKRKRRSESPKFSGLQVSDVTVGSGPCEQDAISRSKEGAAKEFMIGQHKQTMNRGSDIISERPHGFLHLDQAKKKQDLVSQADDLRHITSMGGQKTMLTRDNSQCLKETLACSEEEQLDFRSLSCFKGLSAEPLHLILQENNGSCSQLMLDLRYQDALAKGSFLTADPTKQQPPMSCFKEASKREEKVLRNVHEFAKDIGRNMRCKKGDTILSRLPQPKRNFEKSTNDLSSWLRTYNRLLRDGRLAECIDFLESMERKGLLDMDKVHHMSFLKACKNKKAVKEAFQFCKLIQNPTMSTFNMLLSVCASSQDFEGAFQVMLLIKDDALKPDCKLYTTLISTCAKSGKVDAMFEVFHEMVNAGIEPNANTYGTLIDGCARAGQVAKAFGAYGIMRSKKVQPDRVVFNALITACGEVGAVDRAFDVLAEMKAEPKPIDPDHVTVGALIKACSKAGQVERTREVYKMLQEYHITGTPEVYTIAAKSCSQIGDFQFALEIYDDMKRNGVIPDEMFLSTIIDVAGHAGKINAAFKILQEAKSDGIKVGNMSYSSLMGACCNAKDWKKALELYEEIKAIKLLPTVSLLNALITSLCEADQVLKSVEVLDEMKKKGVQPNEITYSVLIVACERNGEAELAFTLFGEAKRDRVLPNIIMCRCLTGLCLYSFKKAYSLGEPIVSFNTGRPQVDSKWTSLAIMVYRETIQAGVIPTIEVFSQVLGCLQFPRDSSLRKTFIENLGIGFDSSRSSNVSSLLDGFGEYDIRSFSILEEATSLGVIPRATMKDNTVVDARKLQIHTAEVYLLTILKGLKYRLAAGSRLPNITILLPTERTQIEFSKGDRTISLAGRVGQAVGSLLRRLGLPYQGEESYGKIRINGLALRRWFKPRVTSTSFSGRPAEMIPTTARLAKGIADQQRSIRISKNFSLE